The following proteins are co-located in the uncultured Draconibacterium sp. genome:
- a CDS encoding tetratricopeptide repeat protein, whose translation MHNKSVRSKQKKSITVNEPLYKQMCVCILNNNKFSQIAENNNTASIVIDQSINQDQLDTLKQFKYCTFVDESFISTNTFSDYLQSNEKPNVNEIYYTKTIKGNLLVKNIESLLSKIDKEIYNTPYILAQTETILPFIENDYDHSNILGTISYYCQLYFYRFIPLSNDVSEESKSCKTKQFLSSIAKIKRHNYLILPLKYLLSGEFFKDQFSSVNKLKKELTYRSLFMVLSFAILFIMLSVVKDYGVTGDEPIGKRHAESVIRYFTDGSDAKWAEYTETNMEYYGFSANVIAGIISHVTDWDIWSVRHYTNTIIGFIGLIFAGLLGLRIGGGAGGVLALIFMFLTPRYFGNSMNNLSDIPFATGYIIATYYTIRFFDFWPKVKLRFLIGLILGIAFTISNRAPGVLLYGYFLVFAGSYYLFVISGKDFYKLGKYKSQILKFTGYFIITLVFSYFLSLVLWPKGIEEPLTSVYNSIVTFSKFPWSLTTLFNGIQKMSKSLPVSYAPTYLLIGMPLFTIIGFIAYIISIGKNYHPSPIMILLVFGCIFPIAYIIYQKSNIYGGMRHLTFVVIFYVVVASKGWINLIGFFSNKYKLAPIFVLAVLIFLPARHMVANHPNQYIYFNELIGGMKGGYANYDLDYYYNSVKAGSDWLKENEDLSDSLIIITNASYTDYFDDYPNVKMIYSRYYESSREDWDYAIYSNVFIRREQLLEGSFPPAGTIHTIDVDGYPVAAIYKRISKEDLEGFNALTKGNTKEAKQHFKNYLKLNPKSEQVLEGYANVMMRERKLDSVIVYADSAIVYNQDQIGAHLLKASVYNTEKKWDEALKAANETLEIKEEFAEGHYQKGFALKNLNKPNEALKAFQTATAHKKEYYQALMQMGEILTNYKNYKKALEIYSKVLAFNENDLSATIYSAKCYQLLKDNIKAEELLKSIPPRNQNNLEAVMVHFRIAMSKNDLNSAGNYLNMARFIDNNAELFVLRAVYVLKQNRADLAIQYLEKAKELDPVNREAQELLASLQKKKTAAASATTGTAQKTAVQKPKQQQSIMFQKPKPKKTSPITIPAK comes from the coding sequence ATGCACAATAAATCCGTTAGATCCAAACAAAAAAAATCGATTACAGTAAACGAACCTCTTTACAAACAAATGTGTGTTTGTATACTAAACAATAATAAATTCAGTCAAATTGCTGAAAACAATAATACAGCATCTATTGTAATCGATCAATCTATCAACCAAGATCAACTTGACACACTTAAACAATTTAAATACTGCACATTTGTTGATGAATCCTTTATCAGTACGAATACTTTTTCAGATTATCTTCAGTCTAATGAAAAGCCAAATGTTAATGAAATATACTATACTAAGACTATAAAAGGCAATCTGCTTGTAAAGAATATTGAATCACTTCTATCAAAAATCGACAAGGAAATATACAATACCCCTTATATTTTAGCACAAACCGAAACGATTCTACCATTTATTGAAAACGATTACGACCATAGCAATATTTTAGGTACAATTTCATATTATTGCCAATTATATTTTTATCGATTTATTCCTCTCAGCAACGATGTATCGGAAGAATCAAAATCATGTAAAACAAAACAGTTTCTTAGCTCGATAGCTAAAATAAAAAGACATAATTACTTAATTCTTCCTTTAAAATACCTACTTTCAGGAGAGTTCTTTAAAGATCAATTCTCATCAGTTAACAAACTAAAGAAAGAACTCACGTACAGAAGCCTCTTTATGGTCCTTAGTTTTGCTATACTTTTTATAATGCTCAGTGTTGTAAAGGATTATGGAGTTACAGGTGATGAGCCAATTGGTAAAAGACATGCAGAAAGTGTTATCCGTTATTTTACTGATGGTAGCGATGCTAAGTGGGCAGAGTATACAGAAACCAATATGGAATATTATGGTTTCTCCGCTAATGTAATTGCCGGTATTATTAGTCATGTAACTGATTGGGATATATGGAGTGTTCGTCATTATACAAATACAATAATTGGATTTATTGGGTTGATTTTTGCCGGATTATTGGGCTTACGAATTGGTGGTGGTGCAGGAGGTGTACTAGCACTCATTTTTATGTTTCTCACTCCCAGGTATTTTGGGAACTCAATGAATAACCTTTCCGATATTCCTTTTGCTACAGGATATATAATTGCCACATATTACACTATACGTTTTTTCGACTTTTGGCCCAAAGTTAAATTACGATTCCTAATTGGGCTTATTTTGGGTATTGCATTTACGATTAGCAATCGTGCCCCTGGTGTTTTACTCTATGGATATTTTCTGGTTTTTGCCGGTTCATATTACTTATTTGTGATCTCAGGAAAAGATTTTTATAAGCTTGGTAAATATAAAAGTCAGATTTTAAAGTTTACAGGCTATTTTATTATAACATTAGTATTCAGCTATTTTTTAAGTCTCGTTCTTTGGCCTAAAGGAATTGAAGAACCATTAACTTCAGTTTACAACTCAATAGTAACATTTTCTAAATTCCCTTGGTCGTTAACTACACTTTTCAACGGAATTCAGAAAATGTCAAAAAGCCTTCCGGTTAGTTACGCCCCTACTTATCTGCTGATTGGAATGCCTCTTTTTACTATAATTGGATTTATAGCTTATATTATTTCAATAGGTAAAAATTACCATCCTAGTCCAATAATGATCTTGCTTGTATTCGGATGTATTTTTCCAATTGCCTATATTATTTATCAAAAATCGAATATTTATGGAGGAATGCGGCATTTAACATTTGTTGTTATTTTTTATGTTGTTGTAGCTTCCAAAGGTTGGATTAACCTGATTGGTTTTTTTAGTAACAAATATAAGTTAGCTCCTATTTTTGTTTTAGCAGTTCTTATATTTCTTCCGGCAAGACATATGGTAGCGAATCATCCTAATCAGTATATTTATTTTAATGAACTAATTGGAGGGATGAAAGGCGGCTATGCAAATTATGACCTGGATTATTATTATAACTCGGTTAAAGCAGGCTCCGACTGGTTAAAAGAAAACGAAGATCTCAGTGACAGTTTAATCATTATTACAAACGCATCGTACACAGATTATTTTGATGATTATCCCAATGTAAAAATGATATATTCAAGGTATTATGAATCTTCAAGGGAAGATTGGGATTATGCTATATACTCAAATGTATTCATTAGGCGAGAGCAACTTTTAGAAGGTTCATTTCCTCCTGCCGGAACGATCCACACTATTGACGTTGATGGTTATCCAGTTGCAGCAATTTATAAAAGAATTAGTAAAGAAGATCTTGAAGGATTTAATGCATTAACAAAAGGAAATACAAAAGAAGCAAAACAGCACTTTAAAAACTATCTAAAATTAAATCCTAAAAGTGAGCAAGTTCTTGAAGGATATGCCAATGTAATGATGAGAGAACGAAAACTGGATTCAGTGATAGTTTATGCTGATAGTGCAATAGTTTATAACCAAGATCAGATTGGGGCTCACTTGTTAAAAGCTTCAGTCTATAACACTGAAAAAAAATGGGATGAAGCTTTAAAAGCAGCTAATGAAACACTTGAAATTAAAGAAGAGTTTGCTGAAGGACACTATCAAAAAGGTTTTGCACTTAAAAACCTTAACAAACCCAACGAAGCTTTGAAAGCTTTTCAAACAGCCACAGCACATAAAAAAGAATACTACCAGGCGCTGATGCAAATGGGTGAAATTCTAACAAACTACAAAAATTACAAAAAAGCACTGGAAATATATTCTAAGGTTCTCGCCTTCAACGAAAATGATTTAAGCGCCACCATTTACAGTGCCAAATGTTATCAACTACTGAAAGACAATATAAAGGCCGAAGAATTATTAAAATCAATTCCTCCCAGAAATCAAAACAATTTAGAAGCCGTTATGGTACATTTCCGAATTGCCATGAGTAAGAACGATTTGAACAGTGCCGGAAACTATTTAAATATGGCCAGATTTATTGATAACAATGCAGAACTATTTGTGCTGCGGGCGGTGTACGTTTTAAAACAAAACAGAGCTGATTTGGCTATACAGTACCTGGAAAAAGCAAAAGAACTGGATCCGGTAAATCGCGAAGCGCAAGAATTACTTGCATCGCTCCAGAAAAAGAAAACTGCAGCGGCATCTGCAACAACCGGCACTGCGCAAAAAACAGCAGTACAAAAACCAAAACAACAGCAATCTATTATGTTTCAAAAGCCAAAACCAAAGAAAACCAGTCCAATTACAATTCCTGCGAAATAG